In one Streptomyces venezuelae genomic region, the following are encoded:
- a CDS encoding endonuclease/exonuclease/phosphatase family protein — protein sequence MIIGTWNLENLYRPGGQFGPKDKAAYEAKLASLAATITALGPSVLGVQEVGDPAALDDLAGLLEGTWHVTLSQHADERGIRVGFLTSLPVFVVADEVGFPEPVRPVQVDDSGRTAARAGRGVLAVTVSTRAFFFDAVVCHLKSKLLSYPGGRFFPHGEGERARYGAYALNRRAAEATVVRAVADERLRGDGREHGVAVLGDLNDEVGAATTQILLGPPGSEIGTPGFDRPDKGDATRLWNVAPLIPADQRFSRIHAGRRELIDHALVSRGLMDQVRGAGTGAPGAAASALPSVEDGDPGVRRDAPGSDHAPVWIRIQP from the coding sequence ATGATCATCGGCACGTGGAACCTGGAGAACCTCTATCGCCCCGGCGGGCAGTTCGGCCCCAAGGACAAGGCCGCGTACGAGGCGAAGCTGGCCTCGCTCGCGGCGACGATCACCGCGTTGGGGCCGAGCGTTCTCGGGGTGCAGGAGGTCGGCGACCCGGCGGCGCTCGACGATCTGGCTGGCCTGCTGGAGGGCACCTGGCACGTCACGCTGTCGCAGCACGCGGACGAGCGCGGGATACGGGTCGGCTTCCTCACCAGCCTCCCCGTCTTCGTCGTCGCCGACGAGGTCGGCTTCCCGGAGCCGGTGCGGCCGGTGCAGGTCGACGACTCGGGCCGGACGGCGGCGCGGGCCGGGCGGGGCGTCCTCGCGGTGACGGTGTCGACGCGGGCGTTCTTCTTCGACGCGGTCGTGTGCCACCTCAAGTCGAAGCTGCTGTCGTACCCCGGCGGGCGCTTCTTCCCGCACGGCGAGGGGGAGCGCGCGCGGTACGGCGCGTACGCCCTGAACCGCCGCGCGGCCGAGGCCACGGTGGTGCGCGCGGTCGCCGACGAGCGGCTGCGGGGCGACGGGCGGGAGCACGGGGTCGCCGTGCTCGGGGACCTCAACGACGAGGTCGGGGCCGCGACGACGCAGATCCTGCTCGGCCCGCCCGGCTCCGAGATCGGCACGCCGGGCTTCGACCGCCCGGACAAGGGCGACGCGACGCGGCTGTGGAACGTCGCACCGCTGATCCCGGCCGACCAGCGCTTCTCCCGCATCCACGCGGGCCGCCGCGAACTCATCGACCACGCGCTGGTGAGCCGCGGCCTGATGGACCAGGTCCGCGGCGCGGGCACGGGCGCGCCGGGCGCCGCGGCGAGCGCGCTGCCGTCGGTGGAGGACGGGGATCCGGGGGTACGGAGGGACGCGCCGGGGTCGGACCACGCGCCGGTGTGGATACGGATTCAGCCTTAG
- a CDS encoding SWIM zinc finger family protein, whose amino-acid sequence MSETSRMGSGRVFPALPKHPDPAAPFATSWWGNAWVDALEESALDQARLARGRTYARDGAVDTITVAPGRIVAYVHGNRPRPYRAEIRLRTMLPEHWDRFLDVVATDPARIAALLDQEMPHALADAADRADVPLLPGARELSPSCTCPDRGHPCKHAAALAYQTARLLDADPFVLLLLRGGEEQDLLDELSRRNARRGAAEAAEALRGAGTTDELRGVAVMRERRDAEPATTGQHRGVEGEAAGERGVADVEAAGERRAADAEKTRRSMAEAARQTPPGERQPHPEGEPALPGGDQRAPDGGAILPGGDQRPPDGGAILPGGDQRAPDGGATLPGGDQRPPDGGPTLPGGDQPSRDGDPALPGTPHAPSSSDPVLRKARHAPPSGGPLPHAALQPVSDGGPVASGGQRSHPGDDAPVLPGVLAREALDTAYPSPLPAPLAPPSHPGEAPVLPALPGAPDPTALEFLITDAARRAHTFLTAEVGAGTGARANPFPFPGDDSPWHDAVRLAASHPGLTGRRTFSRQFAELARSVGHTPADLSRAAAAWRQGGEEGLATLESPWDPPAGPFDRARGALVAADLPRMTIHRNQLTNAEGTIQLRYGTDGRWYPYRSEPGGDDWWPEGEADVDPVGALAGVAEA is encoded by the coding sequence ATGAGCGAGACGAGCCGCATGGGCAGCGGCCGCGTCTTCCCCGCCCTGCCGAAGCACCCCGATCCCGCGGCGCCCTTCGCCACGTCCTGGTGGGGCAACGCGTGGGTCGACGCGCTGGAGGAGAGCGCCCTGGACCAGGCGCGGCTGGCCCGCGGCCGTACGTACGCGCGCGACGGCGCGGTCGACACGATCACCGTCGCGCCGGGCCGCATCGTCGCGTACGTCCACGGCAACCGTCCGCGGCCGTACCGCGCGGAGATCCGCCTGCGGACGATGCTTCCCGAACACTGGGACCGCTTCCTCGACGTGGTCGCCACGGATCCCGCGCGCATCGCCGCGCTGTTGGACCAGGAGATGCCGCACGCGCTGGCCGACGCGGCGGACCGGGCGGACGTCCCGCTCCTCCCCGGCGCCCGTGAACTCTCCCCTTCCTGTACGTGCCCCGACCGGGGCCACCCCTGCAAACACGCGGCGGCCCTCGCCTACCAGACGGCCCGCCTCCTGGACGCGGACCCCTTCGTTCTCCTGCTGCTGCGAGGCGGCGAGGAACAGGACCTCCTGGACGAACTGTCACGCAGGAACGCCCGGAGGGGAGCGGCGGAGGCGGCGGAGGCGCTGCGCGGGGCGGGGACTACGGACGAGCTCCGGGGGGTGGCGGTCATGCGGGAGCGCCGGGACGCGGAGCCCGCGACGACTGGGCAGCACCGAGGCGTGGAGGGGGAGGCGGCCGGAGAGCGGGGCGTCGCGGACGTGGAGGCGGCCGGAGAGCGCCGCGCGGCGGACGCGGAGAAGACACGGAGGTCCATGGCGGAGGCCGCTCGCCAGACGCCCCCCGGCGAACGCCAGCCACATCCAGAGGGCGAGCCGGCGCTCCCTGGCGGAGATCAGCGGGCCCCGGATGGTGGCGCCATCCTGCCCGGTGGAGATCAGCGGCCCCCGGACGGTGGCGCCATCCTGCCTGGCGGGGATCAGCGGGCCCCGGATGGCGGCGCCACCCTGCCCGGTGGAGACCAGCGGCCCCCGGACGGTGGCCCCACCCTGCCCGGTGGAGACCAGCCGTCCCGGGATGGCGACCCTGCCCTTCCCGGAACACCGCACGCGCCTTCGAGCAGCGACCCCGTGCTTCGCAAGGCACGCCACGCGCCTCCAAGTGGCGGCCCGTTGCCGCACGCCGCACTTCAGCCTGTCTCGGACGGCGGCCCGGTCGCGTCCGGGGGACAGCGGTCACACCCCGGCGACGACGCCCCCGTCCTCCCCGGCGTCCTGGCCCGTGAGGCGCTCGATACGGCGTATCCGTCTCCGTTGCCCGCCCCGCTCGCGCCGCCGTCCCATCCGGGGGAGGCGCCGGTCCTTCCCGCGCTCCCCGGTGCCCCGGACCCGACGGCGCTGGAGTTCCTGATCACGGACGCGGCGCGCCGGGCCCACACGTTCCTCACGGCGGAGGTCGGCGCGGGCACGGGCGCACGAGCGAATCCGTTTCCGTTCCCGGGGGACGACTCTCCCTGGCACGATGCCGTCCGTCTCGCCGCCTCGCACCCGGGCCTCACGGGTCGCCGCACCTTCAGCCGTCAGTTCGCCGAACTGGCAAGGTCGGTGGGACACACCCCCGCGGACCTGTCCCGCGCGGCGGCGGCCTGGCGACAGGGCGGCGAGGAGGGGTTGGCGACCCTGGAATCCCCCTGGGACCCGCCGGCGGGCCCCTTCGACCGGGCCCGCGGCGCCCTGGTCGCCGCCGACCTGCCCCGGATGACGATCCACCGCAACCAGCTCACCAACGCGGAAGGCACGATCCAGCTCCGCTACGGGACGGACGGCCGCTGGTACCCGTACCGGAGCGAGCCGGGCGGCGACGACTGGTGGCCCGAAGGGGAGGCGGACGTCGACCCAGTGGGGGCGCTGGCCGGCGTGGCGGAGGCGTAG
- a CDS encoding amidohydrolase, with product MTPPPAPGPDGLITPGPEGPDGPADLVIIGCTALTHDPRGEIVFVEDATIAVRDGIITSVTAGGPGPGDGPAPAAHIDARGTLALPGLINCHTHTPMVALRGLAEDLPAHTWFNDWIWPVESNLTERVVGLGARLACAEMIRAGVTTFADHYFAMDEVAAATDESGLRAVLGQAYFSTQGPEGRAASLDFALRQQGAAGGRVTTCLAPHAPYTVDESDLAATAELARQHGLLVHIHAAENREQTDNSLARHGRTPIEILERAGLLDAGTDVLLAHVTGLDTARDLPVLRRAAERTGGRVAVASAPRGYLKFGWDTTPVRALRDAGVPVGLATDGAASNNTLDVWESMTLTALVQKSVERDPTWLTARQALDHATLQSARAVGLGEEIGSLAAGRRADLILVDLTGPHTQPVHDLAATLVHSARSGDVRTTIVAGRVLMHDRELLTLDVAAVVGELSGLLPELVDRSHGKRIQEYEG from the coding sequence ATGACGCCGCCTCCCGCGCCCGGACCCGACGGACTCATCACGCCCGGCCCCGAAGGTCCCGACGGCCCCGCCGACCTCGTCATCATCGGCTGCACCGCGCTGACCCACGATCCGCGAGGGGAGATCGTCTTCGTCGAGGACGCGACGATCGCCGTACGCGACGGAATCATCACCTCGGTCACCGCAGGCGGCCCCGGCCCGGGGGACGGTCCCGCCCCCGCCGCACACATCGACGCTCGCGGCACCCTCGCCCTCCCCGGCCTCATCAACTGCCACACCCACACGCCGATGGTCGCCCTGCGCGGCCTCGCCGAGGACCTGCCCGCGCACACGTGGTTCAACGACTGGATCTGGCCCGTCGAGTCCAACCTCACCGAGCGCGTCGTCGGGCTCGGCGCGCGGCTCGCCTGCGCCGAGATGATCCGCGCCGGCGTCACCACCTTCGCCGACCACTACTTCGCGATGGACGAGGTCGCCGCCGCCACCGACGAGAGCGGCCTGCGCGCCGTCCTCGGCCAGGCCTACTTCAGCACGCAGGGCCCCGAAGGCCGCGCCGCCTCCCTCGACTTCGCGCTTCGGCAGCAGGGCGCGGCGGGCGGACGCGTCACCACCTGCCTCGCCCCGCACGCCCCTTACACCGTCGACGAGTCCGACCTCGCCGCCACCGCCGAACTCGCCCGTCAGCACGGCCTCCTGGTCCACATCCACGCCGCCGAGAACCGGGAGCAGACCGACAACAGCCTGGCCCGCCACGGCCGCACCCCCATCGAGATCCTGGAACGCGCGGGCCTCCTCGACGCCGGCACCGACGTGCTGCTCGCCCACGTCACCGGCCTCGACACCGCCCGTGACCTGCCCGTCCTGCGCCGGGCCGCGGAACGCACCGGGGGCCGCGTCGCCGTCGCCTCCGCGCCCCGCGGCTACCTGAAGTTCGGCTGGGACACGACACCCGTACGGGCTCTGCGGGACGCGGGCGTCCCGGTCGGCCTGGCCACGGACGGCGCCGCGTCCAACAACACCCTCGACGTGTGGGAGTCCATGACGCTCACCGCGCTCGTCCAGAAGTCCGTGGAGCGCGATCCCACCTGGCTCACCGCCCGCCAGGCCCTGGACCACGCCACCTTGCAGAGCGCGCGGGCCGTCGGGCTCGGGGAGGAGATCGGCAGCCTCGCGGCGGGGCGGCGGGCCGATCTCATCCTCGTCGACCTGACGGGTCCGCACACCCAGCCCGTGCACGACCTCGCGGCCACGCTCGTGCACAGCGCCCGCTCCGGCGACGTACGCACGACCATCGTGGCCGGACGGGTCCTCATGCACGACCGCGAGTTGCTGACCCTCGATGTAGCGGCCGTCGTGGGCGAGTTGAGCGGCCTGCTGCCCGAACTCGTCGACCGCAGCCACGGGAAGCGGATCCAGGAGTACGAGGGGTAG
- a CDS encoding FABP family protein — MFDPAPEHPSSASSSSSAPSPFPYPYPESHSSDSEAAPAPHALLAPVLGLLGRWSGRGRGEYPTLPADFTYAQEVTFSHDGRPFLRYEARAWLLDADDAPLRPAARESGWWRLQPDGRIEALVTQPTGIAEIAVGYAADGTVDLSTHDVALTPTAKNVTATRRRYTLTDDGTLTFTHDMAAVDQPLQHHLSAHLRPTK, encoded by the coding sequence GTGTTCGACCCCGCCCCGGAGCACCCGTCCTCGGCCTCGTCCTCATCCTCGGCGCCGTCCCCGTTCCCGTACCCGTACCCCGAGAGCCACAGCAGTGACTCCGAGGCGGCGCCCGCCCCGCACGCGCTGCTCGCGCCCGTGCTCGGACTGCTGGGCCGGTGGAGCGGCCGGGGCCGGGGCGAGTACCCGACGCTGCCCGCTGACTTCACGTACGCGCAGGAGGTGACGTTCAGCCACGACGGCAGGCCCTTCCTCCGCTACGAGGCGCGGGCCTGGCTGCTCGACGCCGACGACGCCCCGCTGCGCCCCGCGGCGCGGGAGAGCGGCTGGTGGCGGCTGCAGCCCGACGGCCGGATCGAGGCTCTGGTCACCCAGCCCACCGGCATCGCGGAGATCGCGGTCGGCTACGCGGCCGACGGCACGGTCGACCTCTCCACGCACGACGTGGCGCTCACCCCCACCGCCAAGAACGTCACGGCGACCCGCCGCCGCTACACGCTGACCGACGACGGCACGCTCACCTTCACCCACGACATGGCCGCGGTGGACCAGCCGTTGCAGCACCACCTCTCGGCACACCTGCGCCCCACGAAGTGA
- a CDS encoding cytochrome P450 family protein translates to MATSTHGTPTPISTPGPQDEPAHQDPAHGIVDDPYGTYAPLRDTAPVHRIAGTDGKPAWLVTRYDDVREALANPLLSLDKSHALPGGYRGLALPPALDANLLNMDPPDHTRVRSLVGRAFTRRRVEQLRAPVRRTADALLDAVEPLGRADLVAAYAAPLPITVICDLLGVPDGSRRDFREWTDALLSPDPAHPERTKHAVVAMLGFFTGLLADKRQHPADDLLSDLIAVRDAGDRLSEDELMSLAFLILFAGYENTVHLIGNAVLALLDHPEQLAALRADPARLPAAVEEFQRYDGPAPLAIRRFPVEDITIAGVTVPAGETVLLSLGSANRDPGRFPDPGRLDLDRATAGHVALGHGIHHCLGAPLARLETEIAVGALVERFPRLALAVPRDEIRWRPSLRSRGLRELPVTL, encoded by the coding sequence ATGGCGACGAGCACCCACGGGACCCCGACCCCGATTTCGACCCCCGGCCCCCAGGATGAGCCCGCACACCAGGACCCGGCCCACGGCATCGTCGACGACCCCTACGGCACGTACGCACCGCTCCGCGACACCGCCCCCGTGCACCGGATCGCCGGCACCGACGGCAAACCCGCCTGGCTCGTCACCCGGTACGACGACGTCCGCGAGGCCCTCGCGAACCCGCTGCTCTCGCTCGACAAGAGCCATGCGCTGCCCGGCGGTTACCGAGGGCTCGCGCTGCCGCCCGCACTCGACGCGAACCTCCTCAACATGGACCCGCCGGACCACACCCGCGTCCGGAGCCTGGTCGGCCGGGCCTTCACCCGGCGCCGCGTCGAGCAGCTGCGTGCTCCCGTCCGGCGTACGGCCGACGCACTCCTCGACGCCGTCGAGCCGCTCGGCCGCGCCGACCTCGTCGCCGCGTACGCCGCGCCGCTGCCCATCACCGTCATCTGCGACCTCCTCGGCGTGCCGGACGGCAGCCGGCGCGACTTCCGGGAGTGGACCGACGCCCTCCTGTCACCCGACCCCGCGCACCCGGAGAGGACGAAGCACGCCGTCGTCGCGATGCTCGGCTTCTTCACCGGGCTCCTCGCCGACAAGCGGCAGCACCCCGCCGACGACCTCCTCTCCGACCTGATCGCCGTCCGGGACGCGGGGGACCGGCTGAGCGAGGACGAGCTGATGTCGCTCGCCTTCCTCATCCTCTTCGCCGGGTACGAGAACACCGTCCACCTCATCGGCAACGCCGTCCTCGCCCTCCTCGACCACCCGGAGCAGCTCGCCGCCCTGCGGGCCGATCCCGCCCGACTCCCCGCGGCCGTCGAGGAGTTCCAGCGCTACGACGGGCCCGCGCCCCTCGCCATCCGCCGCTTCCCCGTGGAGGACATCACGATCGCGGGCGTCACCGTGCCCGCGGGCGAGACCGTGCTGCTGTCGCTCGGCTCCGCCAACCGCGACCCCGGCCGTTTTCCCGACCCCGGCCGCCTCGACCTCGACCGGGCCACCGCGGGGCACGTCGCCCTCGGCCACGGCATCCACCACTGCCTCGGCGCGCCCCTGGCCCGGCTGGAGACCGAGATCGCGGTCGGCGCCCTCGTCGAACGCTTCCCGCGCCTCGCCCTCGCCGTCCCCAGGGACGAGATCAGGTGGCGCCCGTCGCTGCGTTCCAGGGGTCTGCGTGAACTTCCCGTGACGCTCTGA
- a CDS encoding DUF4291 domain-containing protein produces the protein MNHHIRALHTDKTITVYQAYAPALGLPAARTGRFPAAWKRDRMTWIKPSFLWMMYRCGWATKEDQQTVLAVEITREGFDWALRNACLSHYVRGLHADQAAWKRELRRSPARVQWDPERDLHLNALPCRSLQLGLSGEASRSFADEWTVSITDVTDRAREIHGLVRDGEEEAAARLLPEERPYPAGDELLAHLQA, from the coding sequence GTGAACCACCATATCCGTGCCCTGCACACCGACAAGACGATCACCGTCTACCAGGCGTACGCCCCCGCACTCGGCCTCCCCGCGGCCCGCACCGGGCGGTTTCCCGCCGCCTGGAAGCGGGACCGCATGACGTGGATCAAGCCGTCGTTCCTGTGGATGATGTACCGCTGCGGCTGGGCGACCAAGGAGGACCAACAGACGGTCCTGGCCGTCGAGATCACCCGCGAGGGCTTCGACTGGGCACTTCGCAACGCGTGCCTCTCCCACTACGTTCGCGGTCTCCACGCCGATCAGGCCGCGTGGAAGCGCGAGTTGCGCCGCTCCCCCGCCCGCGTCCAGTGGGACCCGGAGCGCGACCTGCACCTCAACGCCCTCCCCTGCCGCAGCCTCCAACTGGGCCTCTCCGGCGAGGCGTCCCGCAGCTTCGCGGACGAGTGGACGGTCTCGATCACCGACGTCACCGACCGCGCGCGGGAGATCCACGGGCTCGTACGGGACGGGGAGGAGGAGGCGGCGGCGCGGCTGCTGCCGGAGGAGCGCCCGTACCCGGCGGGCGACGAGCTCCTGGCGCACCTCCAGGCCTGA
- a CDS encoding DUF3574 domain-containing protein codes for MALTLPRLSGTRLAVAAVATTVLAVGAPAAYASLDDEAKSAPSASSSVAASTVARGKPFTETRLFFGTERPDGGPAVTDKQFMAFIDKEVTPGFPDGLTIQNGRGQWRDSNGKIERERSYELILLYPTPEAPKRDVQIEEIRSDYEKKFAQDSVARLDERTRVDF; via the coding sequence ATGGCCCTCACCCTCCCCCGCCTCTCCGGCACCCGCCTCGCCGTGGCCGCCGTGGCGACCACCGTGCTGGCCGTCGGCGCCCCCGCCGCCTACGCCTCACTGGACGACGAAGCGAAGTCCGCACCGTCCGCGTCCTCGTCGGTCGCCGCGTCCACCGTCGCCCGTGGCAAGCCCTTCACCGAGACGCGGCTCTTCTTCGGCACGGAACGCCCCGACGGCGGGCCCGCCGTGACGGACAAGCAGTTCATGGCCTTCATCGACAAGGAGGTCACGCCGGGCTTCCCCGACGGGCTGACCATCCAGAACGGGCGCGGCCAGTGGCGCGACTCCAACGGCAAGATCGAGCGGGAGCGGTCGTACGAGCTGATCCTCCTGTACCCGACGCCCGAGGCGCCCAAGCGGGACGTCCAGATCGAGGAGATCCGCAGCGACTACGAGAAGAAGTTCGCGCAGGACTCGGTGGCGCGGCTGGACGAGCGGACCCGGGTCGACTTCTGA
- a CDS encoding DEAD/DEAH box helicase: MGAVVPDAGGDAALVRARAALVRSCAAVFLPAEVPREGRVAFWNPDPGGGPEVDIGVRGDLVVARKHGKGARSRTVPALFLPVAEAVPLLLGAERPHPAVACWGAAARHALHLAARGRLLPGLTPGDVDAWRAGPLDEADVVHLRAIAAALPAEAHAVPLPRRGTGPLLLPQPFALLRAFVDAVLDALPRTPAAAHAVGAPFAAREPQHLPGAREWAAEVAAGMDAGVRVSLRLDLQAHDVFDGGDRADGGEGSREDVADGDGGDTGAARAEVRPSVAGPAAAVVQVHSLADPALVADVPELWAGTDHFGPRARVDTLLALRRAARVWPPLGRLLERPRPDVLPLGEDELYDLLGAAAGRLAAAGVAVHWPRELTRGLTATAVVRPAPGTAADNFDFFKTEELLEFRWQLALGDQVDDPLTEAELDILAEAHRPVVRLRDQWVLVDPELVRKARKRDLGLLDPVDALSVALTGTAEVDGEQVPAVPVGALARLRDRVTGDLDVPAPPPGLHATLRDYQLKGLAWLDRMTSLGLGGCLADDMGLGKTITVIALHLHRARDGGSGAPTLVVCPASLLGNWQREIERFAPGEPVRRFHGTGRTLTGLTGGFVLTTYGTMRTSAPELAARTWGLVVADEAQHVKNPYAATAKALRTIPSPARVALTGTPVENNLSELWALLDWTTPGLLGPLKAFRARHARLVEGGDPSGSGADDEALDRLARLVRPFLLRRKKSDPGIAPELPPKTETDHPVTLTREQTSLYEAVVRETLARIEASDGMARRGLVMKLLMALKQICNHPAQYLKDGMLTTRTGRPRSGKLELLDELLDTILAESESAGAVLIFTQYVEMARLLEAHLSARGIASQLLHGGTPVARREEMVDRFQSGEVPVFLLSLKAAGTGLNLTRAGHVIHYDRWWNPAVEEQATDRAYRIGQTQPVQVHRLITEGTVEDRIAELLAAKQALADAVLGDGGEAALTELSDAELADLVALRRAA, from the coding sequence ATGGGGGCCGTGGTGCCGGACGCCGGTGGCGACGCCGCTCTCGTACGCGCCCGTGCCGCTCTCGTGCGGTCGTGCGCTGCCGTCTTCCTTCCGGCGGAGGTGCCGCGGGAAGGTCGGGTCGCTTTCTGGAACCCGGACCCGGGGGGCGGGCCGGAGGTCGACATCGGCGTGCGGGGTGACCTCGTCGTCGCCCGCAAACACGGCAAGGGCGCGCGGAGCCGTACCGTGCCCGCGCTGTTCCTGCCGGTCGCCGAAGCGGTGCCGCTGCTGCTCGGTGCCGAGCGTCCGCACCCGGCGGTGGCCTGCTGGGGCGCCGCCGCCCGGCATGCGCTGCACCTGGCGGCGCGGGGCAGGCTGCTGCCCGGGCTGACCCCGGGAGACGTGGACGCGTGGCGGGCCGGGCCGCTGGACGAGGCCGACGTCGTCCACCTGCGCGCGATCGCCGCGGCGCTCCCCGCGGAGGCCCACGCGGTGCCGCTGCCCCGGCGCGGCACGGGCCCCTTGCTGCTCCCGCAGCCGTTCGCCCTGCTCAGAGCCTTCGTGGACGCGGTGCTCGACGCCCTGCCCCGCACCCCGGCCGCCGCGCACGCGGTCGGCGCGCCCTTCGCCGCGCGCGAGCCGCAGCACCTCCCGGGCGCCCGGGAGTGGGCGGCCGAGGTGGCCGCCGGGATGGACGCGGGGGTACGCGTGTCGCTGCGCCTCGACCTGCAGGCGCACGATGTGTTCGACGGGGGCGACCGGGCCGACGGGGGCGAGGGCTCCCGGGAGGATGTCGCCGACGGGGATGGCGGCGACACGGGGGCCGCCCGCGCGGAGGTCCGTCCCTCCGTCGCCGGCCCCGCCGCCGCTGTCGTGCAGGTGCACAGCCTCGCCGACCCCGCGCTCGTCGCGGACGTGCCGGAGCTCTGGGCCGGCACCGACCACTTCGGGCCGCGCGCCCGCGTCGACACCCTCCTCGCGCTGCGCCGCGCCGCCCGCGTGTGGCCTCCGCTCGGCAGGCTCCTGGAACGCCCGCGCCCCGACGTACTCCCGCTGGGCGAGGACGAGTTGTACGACCTCCTGGGCGCCGCGGCCGGCCGCCTCGCCGCGGCGGGCGTGGCCGTCCACTGGCCCAGGGAGCTGACCCGGGGCCTCACCGCCACCGCCGTCGTCCGCCCCGCCCCCGGTACCGCGGCCGACAACTTCGACTTCTTCAAGACCGAGGAACTCCTCGAATTCCGCTGGCAGTTGGCGCTCGGCGACCAGGTGGACGACCCGCTGACCGAGGCGGAGCTCGACATCCTCGCGGAGGCGCACCGCCCGGTCGTCCGGCTCCGGGACCAATGGGTCCTCGTCGACCCCGAACTCGTCCGCAAGGCGCGCAAGCGGGACCTCGGCCTGCTCGACCCGGTGGACGCCCTGTCGGTCGCGCTGACCGGCACCGCCGAGGTGGACGGCGAGCAGGTGCCCGCCGTGCCGGTCGGCGCGCTGGCGCGGCTGCGCGACCGCGTGACGGGAGACCTCGACGTACCGGCCCCGCCGCCGGGCCTGCACGCGACCCTCCGTGACTACCAGCTCAAGGGTCTCGCCTGGCTCGACCGCATGACCTCCCTCGGCCTCGGCGGCTGCCTCGCCGACGACATGGGCCTCGGCAAGACGATCACGGTCATCGCCCTGCACCTGCACCGCGCGCGGGACGGTGGTTCCGGGGCACCGACGCTCGTCGTCTGCCCGGCCTCGCTGCTCGGCAACTGGCAGCGCGAGATCGAACGGTTCGCGCCCGGCGAGCCGGTCCGCCGCTTCCACGGCACGGGCCGCACCCTGACCGGCCTGACCGGCGGCTTCGTCCTCACCACGTACGGCACGATGCGCACGAGCGCGCCCGAACTGGCCGCCCGGACATGGGGTCTCGTCGTCGCGGACGAGGCACAGCACGTCAAGAATCCGTACGCGGCGACGGCGAAGGCGCTGCGCACGATCCCCTCCCCGGCGCGTGTCGCGCTCACCGGCACCCCCGTCGAGAACAACCTCTCCGAGCTGTGGGCGCTGCTCGACTGGACGACACCGGGTCTGCTCGGCCCCCTGAAGGCGTTCCGGGCCCGCCACGCACGCCTGGTGGAGGGCGGCGACCCGTCAGGGTCCGGAGCGGACGACGAAGCGCTGGACCGCCTCGCCCGCCTGGTCCGTCCCTTCCTCCTGCGCCGCAAGAAATCGGACCCCGGCATCGCGCCGGAGCTCCCGCCGAAGACGGAGACCGACCACCCGGTGACCCTCACCCGCGAACAGACCTCGCTGTACGAGGCGGTGGTGCGCGAGACCCTCGCCCGCATCGAGGCGTCGGACGGCATGGCGCGGCGCGGCCTCGTCATGAAGCTGCTGATGGCGCTCAAGCAGATCTGCAACCACCCGGCGCAGTATCTGAAGGACGGCATGCTCACGACCCGGACGGGCCGCCCGCGCTCGGGCAAGCTGGAACTCCTCGACGAGCTCCTCGACACGATCCTCGCCGAGTCGGAGAGCGCGGGCGCCGTCCTGATCTTCACGCAGTACGTGGAGATGGCACGCCTCCTGGAGGCGCACCTCTCCGCGCGCGGCATCGCCTCCCAGCTCCTGCACGGCGGTACGCCGGTCGCGCGCCGCGAGGAGATGGTGGACCGCTTCCAGTCGGGCGAGGTCCCGGTCTTCCTGCTCTCCCTGAAGGCGGCCGGCACGGGCCTGAACCTGACCCGGGCGGGCCACGTGATCCACTACGACCGCTGGTGGAACCCGGCCGTCGAGGAGCAGGCCACCGACCGCGCCTACCGCATCGGGCAGACCCAGCCGGTCCAGGTCCACCGACTGATCACCGAGGGCACGGTCGAGGACCGCATCGCCGAACTCCTCGCGGCCAAGCAGGCGTTGGCGGACGCGGTGCTCGGTGACGGCGGCGAGGCGGCGCTCACGGAACTGTCCGACGCGGAACTGGCGGACCTGGTCGCACTGAGGAGGGCGGCATGA
- a CDS encoding 2'-5' RNA ligase family protein gives MSTETHERTRAEEARAASTGAADSDGWPDLPGDTALTIRIPEANPLVRAGFPAHVTVLYPFLNESRFTPGTHADLTDLFAAHPAFTLTFDEFRRYPGVLYLAPTPETPVRALTRSLTARWPEALPYRGVFTPPLAPHLTLANDEGPETYEAAYDTLQSQLAPSLPLTSHVDTVHLIVTDGPGKGWRDLRTYRLGTGRVSHPRETNRGPNRP, from the coding sequence GTGAGCACGGAGACACACGAACGCACGCGCGCGGAGGAAGCCCGGGCGGCGAGCACGGGGGCGGCGGACTCGGACGGCTGGCCCGACCTCCCCGGCGACACGGCCCTCACGATCCGCATCCCCGAGGCGAACCCCTTGGTACGGGCCGGTTTCCCCGCCCACGTGACCGTGCTCTACCCGTTCCTCAACGAGTCCCGCTTCACCCCGGGCACCCACGCCGACCTGACGGACCTCTTCGCCGCCCACCCCGCGTTCACCCTCACGTTCGACGAATTCCGCCGCTACCCGGGCGTCCTGTACCTCGCCCCGACCCCCGAGACCCCCGTGCGCGCCCTCACCCGGTCCCTCACGGCCCGCTGGCCGGAGGCGCTCCCCTACCGCGGTGTCTTCACCCCACCCCTGGCCCCCCACCTCACCCTGGCGAACGACGAGGGCCCGGAAACCTACGAGGCGGCCTACGACACCCTGCAGTCCCAACTGGCCCCGTCCCTCCCCCTGACCAGCCACGTGGACACCGTCCACCTGATCGTGACGGACGGCCCGGGGAAGGGTTGGCGGGACCTCAGGACCTACCGGCTGGGGACGGGCCGGGTGTCACACCCGCGTGAAACCAACCGAGGGCCAAACAGGCCATAA